ccttgagcaagacacctaacccctaactgctctggcgaatgagaggcatcaattgtaaagcgctttggataaaagtgctatataaatgcattccatttaccatcaatcatttttaaacctactgtatgttctgcagaaaaaaatagtgATACTCAATAAAAACTTTTTGTGTCTGAAAAATtgtgttaaagtaataatctcgaagattttcattaaaataaatgtctgttaagtcactatctatcgctgaattaggtaacacaatggtgattgagcctattattatattaatttatattattattattattataatttatgattaaagaactgggtgtctgtggcgacattcccgggaaaaaatcacaagcggcgcatagatagtgacgcgttttccatcacccatcagtggttggtccgccagagagggtaggcggagctaacgcaacaggcttgctcttcaactcacttgtgtgtgagcggcatacttttttttctggtacCTGCTAGCgttaaggtggggggggggggggggggggttatggaaccctaataagtttttgtgtaacatgagaggtcatattatttgtttatgtagatttcgtattacatttgatgacaatgtaacgttaactaaattacatagctatttgcacagctaacgctagctaccggaccatgtcaataaaggcaacattagtttagacaatgttgcgcacagtatccatctctcatatcagggaacgttgcgttagctagctagctaatgtaattaacacaatctaatgtcagctaacaattagaaaaaacgctagctaacgctaccgaccggtaccgacctcgcaaaccgtctctcgaatgcaatgctaccttgttgcagcattgcaatgtagctaactaaaggccagttcagatcaatgatttgcaacgagactggatgcaacttgaaAAATtttgtaaagatgtcaagccggagaaaactaaataaaagaatacggcagtatggattagcgttgttactattttattacgcttcctcatatgttccttttttgatgaaatctcctttgtttttgttttcttcttcttattctgattgctaatttaactcCCAGCTCAGCTTAcacgaacagtttagctagcaaaaccagaaacaacaaggcagttgtttcaaaaatatcacacaacaatcattcacgatgatgttgcacgagatacataattgcacgagccacagcgaatcccgcgaattcttctctgcagtgtaaagatgttcatatcGAGCAAAAGGGGATGTGAATGTAatatgctgcgagggaaatgtccccatggggataaacaagttctctatgtatatgtatgtacaatatgtattttacatgcagtatttatttacgtagcaaatatacaatcacttgtacatttactcaaattgagttcagaagcaagtacagacatgttttctggagaaatatgcttcctgtagttactgaccagcagttttctacatgaattttaATGTGTCCCATGAGGCAATTTGacatatttgacactttgatctgacacaaagtttgcatgagattgtaaaatggtaagattacaaaacacagggccaagtgacttgaaagaattgaggaaatattgggtagcattgctttggaatacatcttatttaatttcggtgaggcaagatagcctatattgtttgtagaaccgtaacttggcgtcattttgatatcaatacttttaatggcaggcctggattttggcagtctgaatgaatgagttatagacggtgtatgtcttgtatgtgcgagtaacttgttttttatgagatacacGTTTAACGCGTCGACCGCGTTGCTGTTCGGGGTGAAGACCAGTGTAGTCGAAGCGTTAACCGTGCTTATGGCTTaacaaatgcagttattttatgcAGCATCAAGTCTTCTCCTTCCCTACATTGTAACAATAGAAAACCAAGTCTTACCAGCTATAAATACCGCACAAAGGGATACAGTCAACGCCCAAAACATGTTGCTCTGCAAAGCAGCGTGTACTCAGTTTAGTGTGAGATGCACTACTGGTAGGTGCCTAGGTGGAAGGGGTTTCTGTGCTTTTCCATGGCAAGCCCTTAGCAGGAAATGGGAAGGAACTGATGCCCTTGTGACGACGAGCTGAACAGTCTTACGTTGTTAATGCCCAGGAAgcaatgttttaataatcacaataaaGTGGTTACTATCTAGTGACATCATTCAAAGGACGAGTTGTTGAATACCTTTAAATGCATCCTcacaaatcttttttattttattttttttacagcaggtgttttttagatgttgTAGCCTGTGTGCATCGCATAGACTGGTTGTTCCAACTCAGAGGCTTCAATGAGAAGCTGAGCAGAACGTGATCCCCGTTCATTGAGCTGAGTCCAGCACAAATTCGCCAATAAAGAGGACGTGTAACACACTGTTAAAAAGTTCCCATTAGGGGTTGAGTCGTTTAGTGGCAGCTGGCGGGCGCCAGTGGCGGTTTTAGCGGAAGCTGGCGGAGTGGTATCTTTTAGTGGCACCTGGTGGACTCCAGTGGCTGCTGCAACGACAACGACGGTCGCATTTCTGGCAACCGCCATTCAAGTTTCCTTACTGGCCCGCCTGTACGCGACAGCCGTTGTACTTTCAATACAGCAACTTGTTAGCATCTAGACGGTGAAGCTTAGGAAGTAGCAGGAAACAGCCTGTACTGTGCATGCTTGCACGCAAAAGCGCTTGCTGCCCATTGAGTTCAATGTGGACATCCGAGGtgatttaacatgtttttattttcagttttatttcttaaGACTTctgagttttttgtttgttatttttaaccaataaaaaatgtattaaatttgaACTTTCTTTGTGGGACAAGGAATTTTCACTCTTGCATGCTTGGAATGGTCCAGAGGGAAGCATTTCTAGAGCCTCTATCTCTGTAAATCGTGTATTTAAAATGGCTAGACTTAAGaggcaacaaataaaaaataaataaaaataagcctgCGCATTCATTTATTGAATCTAGCCGCACTGTTGTCTGGTACAGTACTTACATCATTCCTATGTTTGGCAGCATGGGCAGATTTTGGGTTTCTAGAGAGGGGGAAAACATTTCTCCAGTATTTATTCTTTCAAATGATCTCTTTTCAACTCTTTACTAATGTCACTGAATTTCAAATACAGTCATAGAAAGGTGTGGCAAGCATAATTAAAATCTGTTTATAAATTATAACAAActgttaatgataaaataaactgtttacAAGTTTAACTAAACAGTAATGACGGTTGCTCAcatgatcaataaaaaaaaacctctaaatGGCAACAACTGAAAGCTTACTGATTTTATTACTTGACGCAAAACAATTgcctgaaaaatgttaaaaaatatatagaactCCACGATTCGTCTTTTGTGAAGCTGATTCACTGTGTCCcgtgtttcgtttttttttttgtttagcatgttataaaactataaaaatattattttaaacagggTGATTTACCTTACAGGAGAAGGGCAGCTTGGTTTGGGTTTGGTTGGAACATGCCTGCTAAGCTCTCGTTATTGGCCCTGTGAGTGAACAATGTTTGCGATAAGACTTTCACCTGTGACAGTGCTTTAACGACAGAAACATTATATGCTTACCTGTAGCCCACATTCATCTCAGGTCCGTTGCCATGTTGCTGTCTGTAAGCGCACAGATAAGACCTTTGTTTCAGTATTAAACCGGGCCACCAGAGCACTGATTCAAGTTATTTCTGTCACGGTacgggggttaggacccaggcgcagagtgggaaaaaacacgaaactcaaaaatgtaaatacaaatcaagactttactaacaaaacaaacaaaaggccacgagtggcaattccaaaagaaaaaaaaaacaggaaacacgTAAAGGAactcaaaacaagcaaaactagAAACTCAAATTCAAAAGCATAGCAgacacagggaacagaaacagtACGGGtagaacacagacagggcagaacacaggcaggaagAACACAGGCAGACGGAACACAAGGCAGGCAGAACTCAAGAACACAAGCAGGTAGATACATacaagtcagaaacaaacacaagtcaggaacaagcacaagtcggaagcaaacacaaggaaccagcacccgagtcaaggagacaaagaacttaaatagacaggggtaacaagacgcaggtgaactcaaagaaaaatcaaaccagagggaagggaaacgagaggcaggtggggacgatgattaaataatgagacaataacaaaataattgaaagcaataatacaattaaccaacaggggaacgagcaggacacaaaacagaagtgccgccatctggtggcccaacagggaaaaacagacagaaacagaaccatAACAATTTCACTCTATTGCTTTCTGTAAAAGCATACCTATAACTTTAACATGTGGGAACAAAAGTGTGGAACAGTGTTTTAGGGACATTACCTGGTTGAAGCCCAAAATTTTTGAAACACTTGGCAGCATTGCTATTACAGTCTTTTTCTTCAATTTTACAAtcttaattgcttcagtaaattacCCAGATGTATAAACTGGTAACACGTGAATTGCAGTCTATTCAATTTACGCAATGATATGAATATGGATATGGTGCCAGAACGAGTACTATAAAAAGTGACATAAATAACTGGAaaggtaaattattttgatgttttgcCCCAGCTTACCTTGAAAATCTGCTCCAAATGGACCTCCTGTTAAAATCAtggacaaaataagaaaaacttaTTCATAGACTTTTTAATCTTTTGAAAAAACAAGATCCATATTTTTCTCAATGGTTATGGTGGAACATTTCCAGAGGTATTGCCCATGTGATTACCTTTTTTCTGGGCGAGGAGGTCTGTCCAGGAAGTCTTTGGGATTTCTTCTGTGTGTGCCATACAGagaaatagaatgtttttttttcagctgacaGCAGTAGGTGATTTTCACACCCACATTATTTAGCTATACCTAATATTACAGAATACATTTGCTAGACCATTGTGCAATGAATTCATACAATGCGGCATCCAGGAAACATTAAAGAATCAGCCAGAAACTGACTCTAACAATTTATTACAATAAATGTATTCTGTTAAGACTACTTGTGTTGATGTGTGCTTGATATATCTAACTTAACACTTGTCTCGAGAGTTCAAAGACTTTTTACAAATTCAGAATTGTTTTTCTCAGACATAGAATTACTGAGACATTGGATTTGTAAGATCCAATCCGGTGCACGTGTTAAATGATCAgtacattataataaatatatgataAGCATATGATCAACAGAAACTTGATAAACAGACCATGAAGAAAATATatcagtgtagcacagtgggtaaggaactgggcttgtaaccgaaaggtcataggttcacATTTTGGTAAACTAGCTACTGGTAGTAGTAAGCATAGAATAATAAGTATAAGTATAGTTTCTGCTGTAGATTGAAATGTAGAATATATTGCCATGGAAAGCTTTATTTAGTcctgggctgcccaaccctgttcctggagatctaccatcttggaggttttcatttcagccctgaattggcacacctgattctactaattagcagctcagagAGATCTCTACCTGCTGTATGAGGTGTACTGTGTTAGGctttgagtgaaaacctacaggatggtagatctccaggaaacaGAGTTGGCCAGccctgattttgtttttctggcttTATAGTCCTGCCGTGTAACGTAGTTGAGGAAGATATACGGCTTAATAGATAGCACCCTTCTGGATTTGGCCAAATTCACGCTCACCTGGAACACCTTTTCCTGCACGTCAAGActcccacacacagagccaggacAAGCAGGGCAGCAGCTGTGGCAGGCAGCAGGATGGGGAGGAGGCTCTGCTTTCCTACAGAGAAATACAGAACGGCAGTGCCAGTAACTATcgggtggaaaatccaggtctCAATAAGTTAAAGTTTTTTCAATTCTGTAAACGTCTGATTTAGTGAAGAAATTGAACACATCGTAAATAAACTGTCTGGCCCATGAAATACCATAATCTTagcttctgttttttgttttttcaagaaAGGCAGACAGCATTTAAAACAAACCCCTTTATTAAAGCCTAGTgccattgttttgctttttgcttcTAGTTCAAGATGCAACTTAAAATATACACACTGCTTGTGTCATTAGTGTccagaccagcagggggcgattcAGGCGCTGGGGGTTCATGCTCTGAAAAGTAAAAGGAGGCAAAATCAGGCTTGATCCACCTTAAAATTGATCATATTTAACTATCCAAGAGCACAAAGATATGAGCGGTGTTAGTCCGAATGTGTTTGTTATTCCATTCAGATACAGCTGGCGATTTTCAAGACAAATTATATTATACTGGTGCCATACTGCTCTACCTCAGGAGATAGTAGGGTTGTATACTATGAGGTGATTAAGGtcactgtgcattttaaatatatactttccatttttaaaaatcaaaatcaagctCTTTCTTGCCATTTCTCCAAACATACACCTCTaagaaaacattatataaaGCATTTTGTTATGTATTTGCGTGCCTTatgttgtttaatttaataattttatgcCATATACGTACTTTTCACATGTAAATCGATTGAGGCCATTGGCCTTTTCCCATCAGGAAACTCAGCTGTGCAGGTCAGAGTTTTACCGTGGTCGTCCATAGATGCAGTGAACATTATACTGGATACAGTTTTCCACtcagtggcagccatttttgtagttttgctGGAGGCTGGCATGTCCTTGTAGCTCCACACAATAGCCGGCTGTTGTTTAGAGCAGGTGTAAAAGACAGAACATGTGACGTTCTTCACCACACCTTCAAGGAACTCCACTGGGCCGGGATCAGTAATGATCTCCCCAACTGAACCTAAAGCAGAGATGCAGTTTAGCTACAATCCATATTTGTTAACATGTTAGTAAAATATAGTCGTCAGTTTATATTTGTATaccgttgttgttgtttttcatttacgattgttttctttctttgtgaagGCTGGACTTGAGTGCGCAATTATAGCTACAAAAGTGGACTGCAAAAATTAAACCAAGGATCAATCTTTCCCAAACACAATACCACTGGTAATTTCAAATTAAGCCtgggtgtcttttttttttttgcaaactgtgTGGCCCGTTCAGCTATCATCAAACCTGTCTACTGAGTTTGAAACAAggtgacatttgcatttgctgtaattaaaatttgtgataaaaaacataaaatatgttttactttggcataatttacattttagttgCTGAAATTTACTTTggcataatttacattttagttgCTGAAATGCAGGCATCCATAAGAAGAGTTCCCCTACAGATTATGTCCTAACTCAACATGCAGTTGATGAACTGGGCTGATTAACCAGCGATGCCTGCAGCGCACCATCGATGTCAGTTTGACACTACCCTGCTGTAGCGCCTTACATTCGGCCTGGATGGTGATGTCCGCCTGGGCCTCCTGGCCTCCTGGATGCCGGACACGACAAGACACAGTCTGTTGATCTTCAACGATGACCCACGTCTGCACCAACGTGATTTTCCACTTGACGTCTTGCGCTTGAGTTTCACGAGCCCGGCCCGTCTCGGGAAAACCAATCAGGCTCAGTtcagggggcgtggccggaCACATGTGGTACGCACTGCACTGCACGCTGATTTGCTCTCCCACCTTGGGTATGCCAATAATTTGCATTTCTGGTTTATCCACTCTGTCTGCAGAAAATGCAGAAGAATGAAATCggtgaaaaagttattttttttttttaatggccaccATCAGTGGAGGCAACGCATTTAACTGCAAATGGAAACAAAGACAGCCTACCAGCCTACCTTAGCACGGTTATGAGTCCGTTTTTATGTCTTTATAGTTTGTTCtggtacaacatgttgtacatTGTGAGCTTCACTGACCATAAAACCTTGTGAGTCTACGTTATCTGAAAGCAGGGTGCCATGGTCCCCTGGTTCCTGCACCTATGACTCagccaaattaaaattttgttgaAAATCTTTCCCTAATTTATtacacaaaacaggaaatgacgaGGGCATAATGAATGGTTTCCTCTCACCAGTCACGTAAATCTCCACGGTCTTGTCCTGATAGTTCTGTCTGTGGTAGGAGGAGATGGGCTTCGGGTCCACCCAGGTGTAAAGCCTCTGTCTATGATGGTTCATCTCGACGGGGTTAATTTTCAGGCTGCAGCTCCGGTCACTCGGAGATCCGTACAGAGAGGTTTTCCCTCTGAAgtcactgatgacatcaccaggGCGCGCTGGGCTGTACACCACCGGGTACTCCCCGGGCGTGTACTTGTACCACATGACACTGACGTCAgagggcagggtggaggagtACTCAAAATGGCAGGGGATGACCAGGCACGAGCCCTGCAGGCCTGTCACCTGGCTGGGCATAGAGAAGCTCCACCCCAGGGAAAACATGGCCCCTGAAAAACACCCGCAGGAAGATGAGATTTCATTTGCACACGAGCGCAGTTACTGCAGACGCTATGGAGTAACCAGATGGTGAGCTCTGtgttcttaaaattaaaattcctcAGTTGTCTACATCAGTGCAACATAGCATTGAGAAACCCCCCATTGCCAACCAGAATGCATTAGTGCTGCGGCACGCACAGATTTCCTGGAATCGCAGGGTCATGACAACGGAAAGGATagtcttctgattggttcacaCATCAGAGGTTTTTAGTACATCGTAAGATTCATGAACTCTATCTCTCGTTTAAGTTGAATTACAGTATGTTTGCTGTTATTAGCAAAATCACAAAGTATTGCAAGCAGCTACAAGCTTTTAGCTGTGACAGTTGCTTATCACATAACGCTTTATCAGTAAACACATAAAACTGCCTTTCCAAAGATATCTTTGTCCTTATACCTTGTCTGGCATGCCATGCAAAActgtaaaacatatttcattcttaATGAAAAAGGGACCTCTCTCATTTTGGGAAAACTCACTTTTCACCTTCAGAGTGATGTACCCCTCTTGGATTTGCCCATTGGTGAACCTTGCGGTGCATTTCAGGGCTTGGTTGTGGTCGCTGGCCCCTGCCTTGAATGTCAAAGTGGACCGGCTTTCCCAGCTCCCACTGCCTCGTTTCTTAAACTCGCTGGAGACCTTCATGCCTCCATAATTCCAAGACAGATCTGGACGCTGCTCTTGGCAGGCGTAGGATACAGAACAGACCACGTCCTTCTCCACGCCTTCCAGGAACTCCTCCGAACTGGGATTTATAGTGACCTTTGTCACTGAACCTGAGGCAGAAGGTTAGTACACATTGGTCCCTTGCTTAGCATCTGCATGTGACCTTGCAACGGTCGTTTATTCTCAGGCATCGCCTTAGCATGACATTTTCTGACGGCGGTTACGTCACACGCAGCGgtggtgtttattttcatgatttcccACCATTTCACTCCCATGTGTGAAGGCCCAGTCCTAGTCACCTGACACGCTCAGTGCAGTGACGTCTGATTTTCCTGCCTTAAGGGAGAGCGCAAACAAGTTCTCATTCTCCTCAACACACGaggcttcctgcttcctgcttcctgcttcctgttccatCACGGTTCACAAGCTGAGCTCGCATAGACATGAATCTTAAGGCTGCACTCTCCATCTAGAGCTTTAAATGCTAACTGTATAAAACTGACCAGTATTGTAGCTGatggaaataattttgaaatttagCCATGGCCGTGTAATTGCAAATATCCCAAATAAAAGCGCGATTGTCGTACGGTAGCGGTAACTCAAGGCTGGAGAATTAGGGCGTGTCCAACTCTACAATTGTGCAGTTGTAGGAGTgaaaattaaaatcagaaaataagCTTATAGCCAAAAGCAATTTTCAGGAACTTTTTTAGTGGGTGAAACACTAGATGTCCATATGTAATTACTCACATTCTCCCTTAAGGCTGACTGTTTTGGATGCGCTCCGGCCGGAGGGATGTCTGACTTCACAAGTGATGGTTTGGTGGGCGTTCTCTAATATCCAGGTCATCTCCTTGGTGATTTCCCACTTGCCTTCATGCACTTCTTTGTGATAGACTTTGGGTGTTCCCGTATATTCCACTACATTCAGGTGCAATGTTGGGGGACGCGGTCGGCACGTGTGGTAGGCGCTGCACTGAACGGTCATTTGTTCTCCCACCGTACGTGAGCCgacaaaatttaattttggtTCGTCTGCtctgtcttaaaaaaaaaaaaaaaacatgaaatacaaacatataaTTGCACTTAGCACTTCTAAGCAAGTCACATCCATCATTTCCAAGCAAACTGGTACATTTTCAGTCAAATGAAAACCTTAACCATAGCACAGTAGAGAAATAATAAAGAGTTCAATTCTCTCACCTCGTACACGGATTGTCACCGctttttcataaaatttaaaaaagcgaTGTGAGACGTAGTCTGGGTCCACCCAGGGGTAAATCACGTCCTCTTGGTGACGCCAGTCCAAGGGGTCAATCTTCAGGCTGCAGTCTCCCTTGTAAGGTGATCCGTATAAAGAGGTTTTTCCCCTGAACCTTTCGATGACTTCATTTGGGTATTTTGGATGGCACACCAGAGGGTATCCTCTGTCGACATATTGGTACCAGACCACGCTGCCTGGGTTCTTGGGTGGGTTTTCGCTATAAGAAAATCTGCAGGGGATGACCAGGCAGGACCCTGCCATGCCCTCCATCTCTCTGGGCACGGTGACACTCCATGCCCAGGAAACGCCAAATATGGCACCTTAGAAAACAGAAATTTGATTGGTTTGATTAGGAGTGAAACAaaagcctttttcttttttttcttttttcttgcagTCCTATTGCTGCCTTAGCTACTCTTAACTAGCATTTTTCAGTTAATCAGATTAATGAAATTCCATTAACAATGTGGTAGACCATAGCTAATGTGTTCTGCCTtggatatatataaatatatatatatatatatacacacacacacgcacacacacagtacagcccaAAAGTACTGGGTCACttgtggttaaaaaataatacaagttcagttaatataatacataatatatgtatttattaaataacaaaccaatgGTTTGTGGAAGTggaagagtgggagggaggtggatgGGTAGGTTTGACTGAAATATTATCtaacttaaagttacaatctcaaagatttcagtttctttctctttggcggtaccaatagcgagaagcggtaattgcaggtgtgtttttggacctcacttcccatagatccaaccggatcgaaccagtgtcgcctgtgtgacgtcagtcagttggcacctgggccacgccaactattacacttGTTGTTACTTGTGTAacaagtattaaaaaaaaggttgttaCACAAGTAaggttatgtacatactcattcattgtctaacattacgctaacttaagctgtctttacactgccgagccgggttaaaatgctgtagcagacctggggtagaattagtgatgatcaatttccacaaacgttctttatccaccttttgctcgtaataaaataacaacgctaatcaatattgccgtattcttttatttagttttctccggcttgacatctttacacagaaatcagacccggctctccTCCACTATACCCTggcttatatattgatgaacttgatggcaatgtaaataacggtaatgttaaggccagttcagatcaatgattcgtaACGAGACAAagcggttttagaatgttgcagagaaaattgaaGCGGTGtcaactggttagttgcagagcgtctgaagcctttgtctggggtctcaaaagacccaccttgtcaaatcgccaagtgcagttagaacgtttacaatcagacgtcttggaattttgcaagttgcatcgagtctcgttgcgaatcactgatctgaactggcctttagttagctacattgcaacgctgcaacaaggtagcattgcattcgagagacggtttgcgaggtcggtaccggtcggtagcgttagctagcgttttttctaattgttagctgacattagattgtgttaattacattagctaccTAGTTAACGcaacattacctgatatgagaaatggatactgtgcgcaacgttgtctaaactaatgttgcctttattgacatggtccggtagctagcgttagctgtgcaaatagctgtgtaatttagtaacgttacattgtcatcaaatgtaatacgaaatctacatcaacaaataatatgacctctcatgttacacaaaaccttattagggttccataaccccccacctttaacgctagcagacaccggaaaaaacagtacaccgctcacacacaagtgagttaaAGAGCAAGCCtcttgcgttagctccgcctaccctctctggcggaccaaccactgatgggtgatggaaaacgcgtcactatctGTGTGCcgcttgtggtttttttttcccgggaatgtcgccacagacacccagttctttaatcataaattataataataataatataaattaatataataataggctcaatcaccattgtgttacttAATttagcgatagatagtgactcaacagacattta
This window of the Anguilla anguilla isolate fAngAng1 chromosome 1, fAngAng1.pri, whole genome shotgun sequence genome carries:
- the LOC118235534 gene encoding uncharacterized protein LOC118235534 isoform X2, with protein sequence MEPFACLLLYGVCFQGAIFGVSWAWSVTVPREMEGMAGSCLVIPCRFSYSENPPKNPGSVVWYQYVDRGYPLVCHPKYPNEVIERFRGKTSLYGSPYKGDCSLKIDPLDWRHQEDVIYPWVDPDYVSHRFFKFYEKAVTIRVRDRADEPKLNFVGSRTVGEQMTVQCSAYHTCRPRPPTLHLNVVEYTGTPKVYHKEVHEGKWEITKEMTWILENAHQTITCEVRHPSGRSASKTVSLKGECSVTKVTINPSSEEFLEGVEKDVVCSVSYACQEQRPDLSWNYGGMKVSSEFKKRGSGSWESRSTLTFKAGASDHNQALKCTARFTNGQIQEGYITLKVKRAMFSLGWSFSMPSQVTGLQGSCLVIPCHFEYSSTLPSDVSVMWYKYTPGEYPVVYSPARPGDVISDFRGKTSLYGSPSDRSCSLKINPVEMNHHRQRLYTWVDPKPISSYHRQNYQDKTVEIYVTDRVDKPEMQIIGIPKVGEQISVQCSAYHMCPATPPELSLIGFPETGRARETQAQDVKWKITLVQTWVIVEDQQTVSCRVRHPGGQEAQADITIQAECSVGEIITDPGPVEFLEGVVKNVTCSVFYTCSKQQPAIVWSYKDMPASSKTTKMAATEWKTVSSIMFTASMDDHGKTLTCTAEFPDGKRPMASIDLHVKKHEPPAPESPPAGLDTNDTSRKQSLLPILLPATAAALLVLALCVGVLTCRKRCSRRNPKDFLDRPPRPEKRRSIWSRFSRQQHGNGPEMNVGYRANNESLAGMFQPNPNQAALLL
- the LOC118235534 gene encoding uncharacterized protein LOC118235534 isoform X1; protein product: MVSQYQSKAACSPNNPCCILQVFRRIFNSAHMEPFACLLLYGVCFQGAIFGVSWAWSVTVPREMEGMAGSCLVIPCRFSYSENPPKNPGSVVWYQYVDRGYPLVCHPKYPNEVIERFRGKTSLYGSPYKGDCSLKIDPLDWRHQEDVIYPWVDPDYVSHRFFKFYEKAVTIRVRDRADEPKLNFVGSRTVGEQMTVQCSAYHTCRPRPPTLHLNVVEYTGTPKVYHKEVHEGKWEITKEMTWILENAHQTITCEVRHPSGRSASKTVSLKGECSVTKVTINPSSEEFLEGVEKDVVCSVSYACQEQRPDLSWNYGGMKVSSEFKKRGSGSWESRSTLTFKAGASDHNQALKCTARFTNGQIQEGYITLKVKRAMFSLGWSFSMPSQVTGLQGSCLVIPCHFEYSSTLPSDVSVMWYKYTPGEYPVVYSPARPGDVISDFRGKTSLYGSPSDRSCSLKINPVEMNHHRQRLYTWVDPKPISSYHRQNYQDKTVEIYVTDRVDKPEMQIIGIPKVGEQISVQCSAYHMCPATPPELSLIGFPETGRARETQAQDVKWKITLVQTWVIVEDQQTVSCRVRHPGGQEAQADITIQAECSVGEIITDPGPVEFLEGVVKNVTCSVFYTCSKQQPAIVWSYKDMPASSKTTKMAATEWKTVSSIMFTASMDDHGKTLTCTAEFPDGKRPMASIDLHVKKHEPPAPESPPAGLDTNDTSRKQSLLPILLPATAAALLVLALCVGVLTCRKRCSRRNPKDFLDRPPRPEKRRSIWSRFSRQQHGNGPEMNVGYRANNESLAGMFQPNPNQAALLL